From the genome of Leptolyngbyaceae cyanobacterium:
AGGTATTTTAGGCTATAAAATTCTACTATTCTAAAGCTAAAACTATTTTACTGCCGCTAACATCGTTATTAATCATCGTTCCGTTTGGCTCGGCCTAGCTCGGGTTGATAAAGCTAAGCAATAATTCGTACCATTGTGATTAGATTAGCTTAACAAATCATTTGCGATCGGCTGCTTAAACATAAAAAGCTTGAGTAATTAGCAAACTGAAGAGTAGAATTCACCCAAAGCCGAACGAATGGCTAACGTCTTCTTTAAATAGGCTTGACTTTTGACCCGGGTAGTAGGTTAATAAACTAATAACAGTAAGTAATAATTTTTACTGACGTTTTATTTATTTCATCTTCGTTAGGCAACTATAGGTTAAGCGATCGAATAATGCCATGAGTAATTTGCGAGGACTTTCTACTGGCTGGATGTTTGCCATAAATAAATTTTTATAGGAAAGCAAAACAAACATACTTTTTGATTATTACCACTTTTAATAGCACTGAAATGTAATTTTTTTTACATTTACCATCAGATTGCAGGTGCTACGAAAAAGTAGTTGTGCCTGCTGTAATTATGTTTTGTCTATTCTCTTGAGTGATGTATTCTTTGACTAGCAAAACTTTCCGGAGCGTTATTAGGTTCTATGCTTAAAGTGAGAAATAGTACACCAGTAGAAAAACTGTCAAAAAATGCCATAAATACTAGCATAACTGCATCCGATGCTAGGAAATCTGTCTATAGGGGATAAGTTGAATCAGGGATAAACCTGTATCGTGAAAAAATATTTCCTGCTATGATATCGCCTGTTATGGGTGCAGTGCGGTGTATGTGTGGTGTGTAAGGAGCTAAGATGCTAAATTCAGTAGATTTTAGCGGGAGGCCATTTCATTTCATCGGCATTGGTGGAATCGGAATGTCTGCTCTCGCCTACGTTATAGCGAAACGGAAACTGCCTGTATCCGGCTCAGATATTCGCCCCAGTCATATTACTCAGCGTTTGCAAGCGATCGGGGCTCATATATTTGGTAGCCAAGATGCCAAAAATTTAGAATTTTTTAACTCTAAATCCGACTCGGCTTGTATAGCAGAAGCTACTACTGCCGTTGGCGTAGGAACTGCAAAGATGGGAATTGCTGAGTCAGCGAAAAATAGCCAAAGTAATTCTTTAGTGGAGTTACCAAAGGATTCTCTGCCTCAGGTTATTTGTTCGACGGCGATCAATATCAACAATGCTGAGTATAGAGCAGCACTAGAATTAGGATGCCCGATTTTCCATCGTTCGGACTTACTGGCTGCCCTGATTAAAGATTATTACAGTATTGCCGTGGCCGGTACTCATGGAAAAACTACTACTAGTAGTATGATAGGGTATCTGTTGCTACAGGCGGGTAGCGATCCGACCATCGTAGTCGGAGGAGAAGTTACTGCCTGGGAAGGTAATGCAAGGGTAGGACAGGGCGAGTATCTGGTAGCAGAAGCAGATGAATCTGATGGCTCTCTAGTCAAACTATCTTCTCAAATTGGTGTAGTGACTAATATCGAACTGGATCACCCAGACCACTACGAGAATTTGGAAGAAGTGATCGCTACGTTCCAAACATTTGCCCAAAGTTGTCAAACCACGATCGGTTGCATTGACTGTGCCACCGTTCGAGAGCGACTCAAACCTACAATCACCTATAGTCTTCAATCCGATTCCGATGCTGACTACATTGCCGATCTTGCAGTCTATCAAGCTGATGGTACTACTGCCAGGATTTGGGAAAAAGGGAAAATTCTGGGGCAATTAAACCTGAAGTTGTTGGGACGGCATAATCTCAGCAATGCTCTAGCAGCAGTAGCAGTAGGCAGACACTTAGGCTTGACTTTTTCTGCGATCGCGCAAGCATTAGCGACATTTCAGGGAGCCCGTCGCCGCTTTGAAAATCGAGGCGAAATCAACGGTATCCGTTTAATAGATGATTACGCTCACCACCCCAGTGAAATTAATGCCACGCTAGCAGCCGCACGCATCCAAGCCAAAGAATTGTGGAACTCTTCTCAAGGAAGAGTGGTTGCCATATTCCAACCCCATCGCTACAGTCGCACGTCTACTTTCTTATCAGAATTCGGTCAGTGCTTCGATAATGCCGATGTAGTTGTAGTGACGGATATTTACAGCGCGGGTGAAGCAAACCCGATGCAAATTAGCGGTGAGCAAGTAGCAAGGGTAATAGCGCTCAACCACTCGGAGGTAACCTACCAACCTTCTCTGGCGTCAGTAAAACACTTTCTCACGCAAACTTTACGTCCTGGTGACATTGCCATCTTTTTAGGGGCTGGGAACATAAATCAGGTGATCCCAGAGGTCATGGCCTTTTACGAAAAGGCCGAGCCAGGTGTGCATCAAGAATGTCACCGTCGCGCCTAATTCGTACAAAAAATATTTGCTCTCATCTAGTAAGGGCATATGGAATGAGCTATGACTGTCTCCGAACACCTTTCCCAAGTCCTGAAAGTGGCTAACTCAGAAGTCCCTTTTTTGAAAATCAATCAACCAAAAGAAACTCCCCTTTATATTCCAGGTACAGAATGTCTGATTAAATCTCAAGTTTCTCTTTCTAGCATGACTTCCTATAAAGTCGGTGGCCCTGCGGAGTGGTTTGTCGCTCCCAGAAAGCTGGATGAATTACAAGCCAGTTTTGAATGGGCGATCGAGCGCGACTTGCCGATTACTTTATTAGGAGCAGGCTCGAATTTATTAATTAGCGATCGCGGTTTATCAGGTTTGGTCATTTGTACCCGCCACCTCCGCCATACCCACTTTGAGCCCGAAACAGGTCAAGTAACCGCTGCTGCTGGCGAACCCCTAGTACGTCTAGCGTGGCAAGCCGCCGAACGGGGTTGGGAAGGTTTAGAATGGGCCGTTGGGATTCCAGGTACGGTAGGGGGTGCTGTAGTGATGAATGCAGGCGCTCACACTAGCTGTACGGCAGATATCTTAGTGAAAGCCGATGTACTCTCTCCCGACGGTACTAATCAAGCTCTCAAGCCGGAAGACTTGGGCTATAGCTATCGCACCTCCCTACTTCAAGGCGAGAGACGCTTAGTTACCAACGCTACTTTCCAGTTGAAACCAGGCGCAGATCCGGTTAAAGTAATGGCAAAAACTGCTCAATTGCTCAAGCAGCGCCATAGTACCCAACCTTATAACAAGCCTAGCTGCGGCAGTGTCTTCCGCAATCCCAAACCTCATGCAGCTGGTTGGTTAATCGAACAAACCGGTCTCAAAGGTCATCGGATTGGAGGAGCGACAGTAGCCGAACGACACGCTAATTTTATTCTCAACTGCGGCGGAGCAACGGCTAGCGATATATTTAACCTGATTCGCTATATTCAAAACCAAGTCGAGCAGCACTGGTCTCTCAAATTAGAACCAGAGGTGAAGATAATCGGAGAATTTCAACCGATTTAGCTAAATCCGGTCAGCAAGAGTCGATCTGTGAGGTATCGAACCCACCCCATACCTGTAGGTTTTGGATTGGGCAAAAGTAACTCACCTCCTCACCAATCAATGTGCAAGAATGGGGTAGGTACAAGCAGTCTATTAACTTATGACACAGAAACAGGGATTTGGCTTCGGTCTTGGCAAAATGAAAGAACTGGCCGAAGCTTTTAAGAAAGCTCAGCAAGTTCAAGAAGGTGCGAAAAGGCTTCAAGAAGAATTGGAGCAAATGGAAATAGAAGGACAATCCGGAGATGGTTCAGTTAAGGTTGTTCTCAACGGCAATCAAGAACCCCGCCGGGTAGAAATTTCTGCCGACGCCCTCGGACAAGGAGCAGAAGCCCTTTCTGCAACCGTTACGGCAGCAATGAAAGACGCTTATGAAAAATCTACAGCTACTATGCGGAGTCGCATGGAAGAGTTGACCAGTGGCCTGGAACTGCCAGGGTTTTAAATTAACATCGAAATCAAAAAAAAAGAATTGCTCCGGCTGTGTTAGCTAGTTTAAACAGCCGGAGCAATTCTTTGTGAGAAAACTAAACAGCAAGACGCAAGTAAAACGAGTATTTAACTTAGCGAAAATCTTCTGCTTTCTGCTCTTTAGCTCTTGTTTCCTGCCGATCTAAAGGCTAGGAGTTTTACCAGTTTCAGCTTGAGTAGCGATTGGCTTGATTTCATTGTAACCCATCCGACTGGCTACTGTGCGTAGAACGGAAATTTGTCCTTCAAAGTCAAGACCTTCAATCTGAGAAAGGATACTATTAATAGCTTCGGTAGCATTGTAGTCTGATGGCATATCAACTACCGTATTGCCCATAGCTTGCGCCCAAGCAAACCAAACCATTAATTGATTGTTTTCTTTCAAAACGCCGTAAGCATGAGAATATTCTGTGTTTTCGCAGTTAACTATTTGTCTCATTACTGCTAGTTGATCTTCATCGGATAATTGATAAAAATCTCCTAGTAGTTTGGGTGCTAATTCTGGATCTGTTGCGGCAGGTACTGCTGGTGTAATTGAATCTCCCATTTTTTTATAGATAAAATAAAGGAGGGCTAATTTTTCATCAGTACCTAGATTTTCAAAATTCTCGACAACTTTTAGAGTTTCTTGTGTAAGGGCTTGAGACTTGATGGTGTTTTGGCTAGCAACCATAAATTTTATTCCACGATTGTTAAGTAGTTCAGATTTAGAAATAGCAAAATTTATTATTTATAATCGCCATCCTATAGAATGAATTAGGTGTTATTTTAATTTCTTACGTTTTCTCTCAAAAGGTAGATTAAATATCTGTCGTTGGAAAGTAAAAACTAAAGCAATCCATTGGTTATGATTAATTCGACAAATAGAAAATTTGCATTAAGAGATTTTTATGGCTGAACAAATACAACCAAATCCCAAAGAAGCTCCCACCCATGATTCTCAGTTAGCTGCTGAAAATATGGTTACTGGTACAGAGAAAGCACCAGAAATTGATGTAAGTGCTGATTACGAAGCATCAAAAGCTTTCAGCGTTAGTGAAATCGATCGCTCTGGTGAAGGTGCTAAGGCAGCAGAAGAAGCGACTGCACCTCAATTTGCGGTCTCCCAGCCTCAACAGTCAGAATTTAAGGCCGAATCTACTGGAAATCCCGATCGATATATGGATATGGCTAGGGATGTTAATCCAGGAGGAGAAGATGCCACTAATGTTAGCGATGATTTAGTGCAGAAAGCTTTAGAAAAAGGAAAACCAGGTAAATAATTAAAGTTACAGTGCTTTCCAAGTAAATGCGGTAGAAGAATCCAAACCCGGTTTCTTGAAGAAA
Proteins encoded in this window:
- the murC gene encoding UDP-N-acetylmuramate--L-alanine ligase, yielding MLNSVDFSGRPFHFIGIGGIGMSALAYVIAKRKLPVSGSDIRPSHITQRLQAIGAHIFGSQDAKNLEFFNSKSDSACIAEATTAVGVGTAKMGIAESAKNSQSNSLVELPKDSLPQVICSTAININNAEYRAALELGCPIFHRSDLLAALIKDYYSIAVAGTHGKTTTSSMIGYLLLQAGSDPTIVVGGEVTAWEGNARVGQGEYLVAEADESDGSLVKLSSQIGVVTNIELDHPDHYENLEEVIATFQTFAQSCQTTIGCIDCATVRERLKPTITYSLQSDSDADYIADLAVYQADGTTARIWEKGKILGQLNLKLLGRHNLSNALAAVAVGRHLGLTFSAIAQALATFQGARRRFENRGEINGIRLIDDYAHHPSEINATLAAARIQAKELWNSSQGRVVAIFQPHRYSRTSTFLSEFGQCFDNADVVVVTDIYSAGEANPMQISGEQVARVIALNHSEVTYQPSLASVKHFLTQTLRPGDIAIFLGAGNINQVIPEVMAFYEKAEPGVHQECHRRA
- the murB gene encoding UDP-N-acetylmuramate dehydrogenase yields the protein MTVSEHLSQVLKVANSEVPFLKINQPKETPLYIPGTECLIKSQVSLSSMTSYKVGGPAEWFVAPRKLDELQASFEWAIERDLPITLLGAGSNLLISDRGLSGLVICTRHLRHTHFEPETGQVTAAAGEPLVRLAWQAAERGWEGLEWAVGIPGTVGGAVVMNAGAHTSCTADILVKADVLSPDGTNQALKPEDLGYSYRTSLLQGERRLVTNATFQLKPGADPVKVMAKTAQLLKQRHSTQPYNKPSCGSVFRNPKPHAAGWLIEQTGLKGHRIGGATVAERHANFILNCGGATASDIFNLIRYIQNQVEQHWSLKLEPEVKIIGEFQPI
- a CDS encoding YbaB/EbfC family nucleoid-associated protein, which codes for MTQKQGFGFGLGKMKELAEAFKKAQQVQEGAKRLQEELEQMEIEGQSGDGSVKVVLNGNQEPRRVEISADALGQGAEALSATVTAAMKDAYEKSTATMRSRMEELTSGLELPGF
- a CDS encoding orange carotenoid protein N-terminal domain-containing protein encodes the protein MVASQNTIKSQALTQETLKVVENFENLGTDEKLALLYFIYKKMGDSITPAVPAATDPELAPKLLGDFYQLSDEDQLAVMRQIVNCENTEYSHAYGVLKENNQLMVWFAWAQAMGNTVVDMPSDYNATEAINSILSQIEGLDFEGQISVLRTVASRMGYNEIKPIATQAETGKTPSL